TCGGAGCTTCGCGCGAGCGAGGAGGGCACCGAGGCGGCGCGCGCCGAGCTGCTCGCAGCCCACGCGACCGCAGACACGCTGCGAAACGAGCTCGCCAAGTCCCAGGCCGCGTGCGACGCCTGGCGGCTGGAGCTGCACGAGGTCCGCAACGACTCCGCGCGCCTGATGGACGAGACGGGCGAGGCCACCCTGCGCCTCGAGGCCGCCGAGGACGAGCTCAAGGAGGTCCGAGAGGAGCTCGCGACGGCGCGCGAGGCCCTCGCCGATCGCGATCGCGAGCTCGCCGCCTTCCGCAAGACCACCATCAGCCCCCTCGAGCACGAGACCCTGGGGCAGGAGCGCGACGCCCTCAAGCAGCGCCTTGCTGCCGTCGAGACGCGTCTCAGGCAGGAAGAAGCCGCCCGCGACGCCCTGCGCGGCGAGCTGGACAACTCGCGCCACCACACTCAAGTTATCGCCGCCACGACCGATATCAAGATCCAGGAGCGGATCGCGTCCTTGGATCAGGAGAAGGTGACGTTGCGCAACCAGCTCGAATCCGCCCACGCCGAGACCGATCGCCTTCGCAAGGAGCTGCACGGCGCAGTCCAGTCGGCTTTCAAGCCCTCGGCCGCGCCAAAGGCCGTCCCCAAGTCCCATGCTCCCAAGCCGGCGAATGCCGAGGAGCGACGCAAGCTCCTGGCTCAGCTGATCAACGGCCAGAACCCCTAGCCCGAGGCCATGCCTGATGACCCCTGACGGCCTGCAAGCGATCTTCTCGCGCATCCAGGAGCTGCGGCAGACCTTCGGGGTTGCCCGCTCCGCGGCTTCTCCTGCTCCCGAGGGCGGGGGCTTCGCGGCGGCGCTCGATGCTGCGGCCGCAGGCGCTGCCGCGCCGGCTCGCTCGGTCGATCCGGCGCTGGTCAGGGCCGTGATCCAGGCCGAGTCGGGCGGCGATCCTCACGCCGTCTCGCCGGCGGGTGCCCGAGGCCTCATGCAGCTGATGCCCGCGACTGCTCGGTCGCTCGGGGTGGATCCCGACGATCCGCAGCAGAACGTGGCGGGGGGCACCCGCTACCTTCGCCAGATGCTCGATCGCTTCGACTCGGTGCCCGAGGCCCTCGCCGCCTACAACGCCGGCCCCGGCGCGGTCGAGAAGCATGGCGGCATCCCCCCCTACGCCGAGACCCGGCACTACGTCGAGCGGGTCATGGACCTGTACCGCAAGAACCAGGAGGGCAAGCGTTGATCCGAGGCATCTACACGTCGGCGGCCGGCATGAGCGCCGAGATGGCGCGCCAGGAAGTCCTCGCCAACAACCTGGCGAACGTCAACACCAGCGGCTTCAAGCAGGACATGGCGGTGTTCCGCACCCGCCTCGACAAGACCGTTTACCGGGTCGAGGCGCAGGGTGGGGCCCGGGCGGGAGCGCCTGCCATCCAGAAGATGGGGGACCTGTCCTCGGGGGTCTACCTGGACGAGGTGGCGACCCGCTACGGCCAGGGCAACCTGCTTCAGACCGACGAGCCCCTCGATCTCGCCCTGTCCGGCGAGGGCTTCTTCGTGGTCCAGCCCGAGAGCGGCGAGGAGCTCCTCTCGCGCGGCGGGTCGCTCAAGCGCGACGCCGAGGGCTTTCTGGCCGACGACAGCGGTCGGCGGGTCCTGGGAGAGGGCGGCCCCATCCGCCTCGCCGCGAAGGGCAAGGTCCAGGTCGATCAGAGCGGGGTCATCACGCAGGGGCAGGCTGCCTTGGGCAAGCTGCGCCTGGTGAAGGTGGAGCGCCCCGACCAGAGCGTCGAGAAGCGCGGCGAGACCGCCTGGCGCCTGAAGGATCCCTCGGCGGTCGTCGGTGGGGCGCGCCCCGAGGTGCTCCAGGGCTACCTCGAGGCCTCCAACGTCAACCCCGTTCGCGAGATGGTCGAGATGATCACCGTGCAGCGCGCCTACGAGGCGAGCCAGCGGATGATTTCCGCCCAGGACGAGACCCTGGGTAAAGCCGTGAACGATCTCGGCCGAGGATAAGAGTAGTCAGCAACAGCCCGGGGATTTCCCCATCGAGAAAGGACGTCCAGGATGCTCGGTTCCCTCTGGTCCGCCGCATCGGGCATGAAGGCCCAGCAGGTCAACATCGACGTGACCTCCAACAACCTCGCCAACGTGAACACCCCTGGCTTCAAGAAGGCCCGCGCGGAGTTCCAGGACCTCATGTACCGTACGGCGTCCGAGGCGGGAGCCCCCGTCAACAACGGCACTCGGACCCCCATCGGTTCCCAGATCGGCATGGGAGTGCGCGCCGTGGGCGTCGCGCGCTCGTTCGCGCAGGGCGACTTTCTCCAGACCGAGAACCCCTACGACATGACCATCGAGGGCGAAGGCTTCTTCCAGGTCCAGATGGGCGACGGCACTGTCGCCTACACCCGTGACGGCGGCTTCAAGGTCGACTCCAACGGCACGCTCGTGACCTCGGAGGGCTTCATCGTCCAGCCCAACATCTCGGTGCCGCAGGGCGCGCGCCAGGTGACGGTGACCCCCGAGGGGGTCGTGACCGCCATGATCGGCGAACAGGCCCAGAACCTGGGCCAGATCCAGCTCGTTCGCTTCGTCAACCCGGCGGGTCTCACCGCCCAGGGCCGCAACCTCTTCAAGCCGACCGAGGCCTCGGGGGACCCCCAGACCTTCGCCCCCGGCGAGGCGGGCGCCGGCACGCGGGTCATGCAGGGCGCGCTCGAGAACTCGAACGTGAAGGTGGTCGAGGAGATGGTCAACCTGATCGTGGCGCAGCGCGCCTACGAGGCCAACTCCAAGTCGATCTCGACCGCCGACGAGATGCTCGGCCAGGCCAACAACCTCAAGCGCTAGAATCAGTGAGGGTGAGCCGTGACGTTCGATCCACGCGTTGATCTCAGGTCCCTGCCCCAGGACAGGGGGCTCACGGCGGAGCAGAAGAAGATCAAGGCCGCGGCCCGCGAGTTCGAGGCGGTCATGATCCACCAGATGCTCAAGACCATGCGCAGCACCGTCAAGCCGGGCGACCCGGAAGGGGGCTCGGCGATGGCGACCTACCGCGACATGATGGACGAGCAGATGGCGCGGAGCATGGCCCACGGCCGAGGGATCGGTCTTGCCGACGTGATCGCGCGGCAGATGATGGGGCTGGACAAGCGCTCGCCCGACAAGCCCTGAGTGTTTCGCCACCCTCGCGACCGGGAACAACCACCTGGGTTGTTCGTTTGATCCTAAAGGAGCCTTCCCGATGCCGCTCTCCAATTGTCCTCGCTGCAAGAAGCTGTTCAACAAGGTCGCTGCCAACATCTGCGATGCCTGCCGGCACCGCGACGAGGTCGACTTCGAGCTCTGCTACCGTTTCCTGCGCGACAACCCCAACTCGACGGTCGCCGCGATCGCGGATGCGACCGGGGTCGAGCAGCGGCAGATCATGGACTTCTACCGCACCGGGCGCCTGATCGCCGGCGAGGCGGGCTACCCGTGCGAGCGCTGCGGCGGACCGACGCACCGGGGCTCGTACTGCGCCAAGTGCACCGAGTCCCTGCGCTCGGGTTTTGCGCCCGGCACGCCGGCCCGTCGGGAGGAGTCGCCCCGGTCCCTCGACGACGAAGGGGGCGGGCGCGCCAAGCGCGACTTCTCGCACCAGCTGCGCATCGACCGCCGCTGACCCCCTGCGTTCAAGGTCCCGCCTCTCGCGAAGAGGCGGGACCTTTTTCCTAAAGTTCCGCGGATTTCGGCCGATATTCAGAGCTAGAAGCCTCCCATTCGATGGATCGACAAGAGGACCCCCCATGAAGATTTCGTCCGAACAAATCCAGCAGATGCTCCAGGCCCGCGCCGTCAAGGGTGCCGGCAAGGTCCAGAAGGCGGCGCCGGTGGATCCGGTGGCCAAGGCCGACGGCGCGGCGCTCTCCGTCGCGGGCCAGGACATCACCAAGGCCCTGTCGCTGATTTCCAAGACCTCGGACGTGCGCGCCGAGAAGGTGGCCGCGCTCAAGGAGCGCGTCGCCGCCGGCACCTACGACGTGGCGGGACGCGACATCGTCGGCTCGCTTTTCGATCGCTAGCGGCGCGCACCGATGGAGACCCAGCTCGCGGCGCTCGAAGCCGCTCTGCGCCATGAGGCGGCGGCGTACCAGGTCCTGGTCAATCGCCTGCCCTTCAAGCTCGCGCTGATCCGCAAGAACCGCGTCGATCAGCTGGAGCATCTCACCCGGCAGGAGGAAGCGGATCTCGCTCGCCTGCTCGGCTTCGAGCGCGAGCGCCTCGAGAGCGTGCATGCGATCCTCGGGGCGCTCCCCGCGGGCACCGAGCCGTCGCTCGCGGGGATTCTCCCCCACCTGAGCGCTGATTGGCGCTCTCGCCTCGCCCCGCTCGGCGATCGCCTCCGGGATCTGGTCGGCGCCCTGCGCGAGGGCCACGAGACCTGCAGGGTGCTCCTCAAGGCGAGCCTCGAGTACGTGGACATCACCATGCAGCTGGTGAGCCGCACCGTGGCCAACGCTCAGCCCTTGCTGTACGGCGGTGCCGACGAGGAGACCCCCCTGCACTCCCCAAGCCTCTTGCTCGACCGGAGGGCCTGATGGACTATTCCCTTTACGGTCTGGGCGCCGCGTACCGCGGCATGGTCGCCGCCCAGGCGGCGCTCAACACCGTGGGCAACAACCTCGCCAACGCCAACACCGAGGGCTATTCGCGCCAGCGGGTCGAGCAGGTCCCGGCGGCCTCGATCATGCAGTACTCCTTCAACACGCCCGTGAGCCTTGCGCAGATGGGCGGCGGGGTGCAGGTGACCTCGATCAAGCGCGTGCGCGACGACTTCCTGGACATGCAGGTCCGCTACGAGACCGCCACGCTCGGGGCCAACGAGACCATGCGCGACCAGGTCAACCAGATCGAGGGCCTGTTCCAGGAGCCCGGAGAATACGGCCTCAGCGCGGTCATGACCAAGTTCTTCAACGCGTGGGATCAGCTCGCCGTCAAGGCGGATGACTCCGCGGCCCGCAGCGAGGTCCGCGAGCAGGGCGTGACGCTCGCCAACACCTTCAACGCCATGCACCGCAACCTGGTGCGCATGCGCGCCGACCTGGACGCGCAGATCCAGCGGCAGGTGGCCGACATCAACGGCCTCACCAGCCAGGTAAGCGCCCTCAACCAGCAGATCGCTGCTTCCGGGGCCCTGGGGACCCAGTCCAACTCGCTGATGGATCAGCGCGACGCCCTGCTGGAGAAGCTGTCCAAGATCACCAGCATCCAGACCAGCCTTCAGCCCGACGGCAAGATGTACGTCTACATGAAGGGCCGCGGCCTGGTGGACAGCGATCGCGCCGAGCTGCTTACGACTGCCGCCAACGCGGAGGGCAACCTCTCGGAGGTGGCCTTCCGCGGCGTGGTCATCCCCCCCATGGAGATCGGGGGCAGTCTCGGGGCGCTCTTCAGCGCCCGCGATGAGGTCATCGGCCGATCCAAGGCCGAGGCGCGGCCCGGCACCCCGGTGTTGCCCGATACCCCGAACGGCGTGCTCTACCAGCTCGACGTGCTCGCCAACGAGCTCGCCCAGAAGGTCAACGCCTACCACACGACCGGTACCGATCTCTCCGGGACCATGGCGGGGACCCCGTTCTTCGTCAATAACAACCCCTACGCCTCGGTTGCCGACAACACCTTCATCGGGGTCCAGGGTTTCCTGGTCAACCTGGACATCCAGAACGGCACGCCGGGCCTCGACAAGATCGTGGCGGGCCGCCCGACCGATGCGGCGCGCCCGACCGTGCCCGGCCCGGGCGACAACGAGATCGCCCAGAAGATCGCGAGCATTCGCTCGGAGGCGGGCTTCGGCCATCCGACCCAGACCCTCAGCGACTACTATCGCACCTTCCTCTCCAACCTGGGGGTGGTGGGACAGTCCGCCAATCGGACGGCCGTCAATCAGACCAACCTCATCGATCACCTGCACGACCAGCGGGAGTCGGTGTCGGGCGTCAGCTTCGACCAGGAGATGTCGGATCTGGTCCGCTACCAGCACGCCTACAACGCTTCCGCCAAGGTCCTCACCATGTTCGACGAGGTCCTGGATCGCCTGATCAACGGCGTGGCGCCGGGTCGCTAGACCTGATTCCACGCGAAGCACCTGCTGCACAGCGAAGGGACTGAACCATGCGCGTCACCAACAAGATGATCTCCGACAGCGTCTACCGCAACGCGGGCTCGCACCTCGAGAAGATGGCGGACCTGCAGGAGAAGCTCGCGAGCGGCAAGGCCATCAACAAGCCCTCCGACAACCCCAGCGCCGTCAACGTCGCGATGCTCCTTCGCAACACCCTCGCCGACCAGGATCAGTACGTCAGCAACCTCAAGCAGGTCGACACCTGGCTCGACACCGGCGATCAGACGATCGGCTCTGGGCAGACGGTCATGCTGCGCGCGCTGGAGCTTGCGACCCAGGGAGCCTCGGACACCGGGACCCCCGAGTCGCGCAAGGCCATCGCCCAGGAGGTGCGCGAGCTCCAGGAGCAGCTCCGAGGCATCGCCAACACCCAGCTCGCTGGGCGCTTCATCTTCGCCGGCTCCCAGACGCTCACCGAGCCCTACCCCAAGGGGGCTGCCCCCGATCCCACCAAGATCGACAACGTCGACGCCCTGACCGCCGAGATCGGCCCCGGCATCGCGATCCGCTACAACGTGACCGGCACGGAGGTCTTCGGGGCCACCACCGATCCCAACAGCGCCTTCAAGGTCCTCGATGACCTGGCGGTGGCCCTGGAGAGCGACGACGGGAAAACCACCGGGGCCCAGATCGATCGGATCAATGCGCGCATCGACACCATGTCGTTGCAGCGCGCCGGCCTGGGAGGCAAGAAGAACCGCTCGGAGCTGTTGGCCGAGCGCTACAGCGCCACCGAGGTCAGCCTGCGCGATCTGCTGAGCGCCAACGAGGAAGTGGACATGCCCAAGGTCATCTCGCAGCTGACCCTCTCCACCAGCGTCTACCAGGCCTCGCTGGCGGCGAGCGCCCGGATCGTCCAGCCCTCCTTGATGGACTTCCTCAAGTAAGGCGCCGGATGGGTTAGAATGGGGAGAGACCCCTTGAAGAGCTTGGAGCCCATGACCATCACCACCCGCCAGTTCGGTCCCATCGACTACTCGGAGGAGGCCGTGATCACCTTCCCCGAGGGGCTGCTCGGCTTCGAGCGGATGCATCGCTTTCTCTTGATCGACCAGCCCGAGATCGAGCCGCTGCGCTGGCTCCAGTCGATCGACGAGCCTCAGATCGCCTTCACCGTGATCGAGCCCGAGCTGGTATTCCCCACGTTCCGGGTCCGCCTCTCGGCGACCGATCGCGAGGGCCTCGGCCTCGGTCCCGGGAGCGAGCCGCGGGTGCTGGTGCTGGTGACGGTGCCGCAGGATCCCGCCGACATGACGGCCAACCTCCTGGGGCCCCTGGTCGTGCACCCCGACAAGAAGCTGGGCCGGCAGCTGGTACTCCACGATTCCGCCCTCGGCACCCGCGAACGTCTCATCCCCGGCGCGGCCAGCGCCGTCACCGCCTAGTCGCGTCAGGGGGACCCATGCTCGTCTTGAGCCGCAAACCCAACCAGAGCATCATGATCGGCGACGGGATCGAGGTGGTGGTCCTCGAGGTCAAGGGGGACACCGTCAAGATCGGCCTCAAGGCTCCGCGCGACGTCAAGGTCTACCGCCAGGAAGTCTACGCCGAGATCACGCGCGAGAACGCGCGCGCTGCCGCCGCCGTGGCCCCCGCCTTGGATGCCGCCCGGCTGCTTCAGCAGGCCCTCAAGAAGAAGGCGGAGTCGACCGAGCCGCCGAGCGCAACCTAGCCTGGCGACCACTTGAAAGCTTTTGCCCCCGGATGGTATAAAGAGGCGATGCCTTGCGCAGCGCCTACAGGCGTCCTCACGCGCTCGGCAGGCGTGCAGCGGCCAGGGATCGGCGCGGCGACGGGCACACGGACGGGTGCCCTGAGACAGGCCCCCAGCGACGGGGCGAGGACCGGCTTGAAGATCCGCCAATACACCGCGGCCACCATGCAGGAGGCCCGACTCAAGATCAAGATGGACCTCGGCCCCGACGCCGTGATTCTTCACACCCGATCCTTCAAGCGAGGCGGGGTCTTCGGCCTCTTCGCCAAGGAGATGGTCGAGGTCCTGGCCGCGGTGGATGCGCCCGACCCCGGCGGCTACCGCCTCAGCCCCCCCCTTCCGAGCCCCACCGGCCATACCCCGACGCTCGTCTCTACCATCGCCCCCGCCCTCCCTGTTACCGGGCCAAGCGAGCCGCCGCCGCCCAGCACGGAGGTGGCCGAGCTAAAAGAAGCGGTTGTCGAGGTCAAGCGCATGCTCGGCTCCATGGCCGAGCAACTGGGCACTGGCCGCGTCGAGTGGCCCGCCCCCTTCGCAGCCTTCTACAATCGCCTGGTTGCAAGCGAGCTTGCGCCGGAGCTCGCGCGCGCGCTGGTGACCAAGCTCGTCGAGAGCGGAGCCGCCGAGCCCACCCCCGAGGCGGTGCGCGCTCAGGAGTCGCTCATCGCGAGCTGGCTCTCCTGTTCGGGGGCGATCGCCCCACCCGAGTCGCTCGAGGCACGCCCCAAGATCGTCGCGCTGGTCGGACCCACCGGGGTTGGCAAGACGACCACCATCGCGAAGCTCGCCGCCAACTTCCGCCTCATCCAGCAGCAAGACGTCGTGCTGATCACGATCGACACCTACCGGGTGGCGGCTGTCGAGCAGCTGCGCACGTACGGCGACATCATCGGCATCCCGGTCGAGGTGGTGGTGACGCCGAGCGCTCTCAAGGACGCCATCGCACGCTACTCCGACAAGGACGTCATCCTGATCGACACGGCGGGCCGCTCGCCCTCCAACCGCATGCACCTGCACGAGCTGCGGGGCTTTTTGGACATCCCTCAGCCGCGGGAGGTGCACCTGGTCCTCTCGGCCACGACCAACCGCGCAAACCTCGAGCGGATCACCGAGGCCTTCGAGCCGGTCGGGGTCGATCGGGTGATCTTCACCAAGATCGACGAGACCGGCGCATTCGGGGCCATGCTCTCGGCGGCGCACACCTTCGCCAAGCCCCTCTCCTACCTCACGACCGGTCAGAGCGTTCCTGACGACATCCGGACCGCCGACGCGGCCGCGATGGCGCGCATGCTCACCGACGAGATGCTCGTATGATGGGCGATCAGGCCGAGCGCCTCCGCCAGCTGGTGCAGCGCGGCAAGGCCCCCGAGGTGCAGGTGACCCCCCCGATCCTGGTGCCGCTCACGACCGAGCAGGATTTGGAGACCGCCCGGAAGAGCGATGCACCTGAGGCGGTACCGGCGACAGAGCCGTCGCCGGCCGCACCGGCGCCGGAGGCTGCTGGCCTCCCGCCTGGGGTCTCGCTGCCCGTGCCCGAGCCCGGAGCGCGCTCGGGCCGCACCATCGTGATCACGAGCGGAAAGGGCGGCGTCGGCAAGACCAACGTCACCGTCAACCTCGCGCTCACCTTCGCGCGGCGCGGTCGCAAGACGATCCTCTTCGACGCGGACCTCGGCATGGCCAACGTGGACGTGATGATGGGCATTTCGCCCCAGTACTCCATCGCGGACGTCCTGAAGGGGCGAAAGCCCCTCCTCGAGGTGGTCCACTGGGTCAGCGACTACCTGGGCATCGTGCCGGGTGGCTCCGGCGTCTCGGAGCTCGCGAACCTGGAGCCCGCCCAGCTCGAAACGGTGCTGGCACAGCTGGCCACGCTGGAGTCCGCAGCCGAGATCATCCTGGTGGACACCGGGGCGGGCATCTCGCGCAACGTGGTGAACTTCGTGATGGCCGCCAGCGAGATCCTGGTGGTCACCACCCCCGAGCCCACGGCCATCACCGACGCCTACGGCATGATCAAGGAGATCGACGCGAACAACCCGTCGGCGACGGTACAACTGCTGGTCAACATGGCGGACTCGGAGGCCGAGGCGCGATCCGTCGCCGCCAAGCTCGCGATGATCGTCGAGCGGTTCCTGAGCGTCAAGATCCAGTACATCGGCTGCATCGAGCGCGACGGTCACGTGAGCCGCTCGGTCCTCATGCAGCAGCCCTTCACCCACGCCTATCCCAACTCCACCGCGACCCGGCGCCTCAATATCCTGGCCGGGACCCTGCTCGCCCAGAACGACGAGGGCAAGCCCAGCGGCGGCTTCTTCTCGCGCCTGGTGCATCAGATCTTCCGGAGCGGGCGTTCCTGATTTCATTCCTCACGAATTCCTCACGGTTTCGATCCCACTCTAGCAGATTACCTGCTTGCTGTTACCGATCCGCCGGATGAAGAATCCTCAAGGCGCCTGCGACGCATCCGATCTCGGAATGAAGAGCTTTTTTCTAAGCGCGTTAGGTGATTTTTCTGTGAAGTTGCCCGCGAATATGCTAAATTTTTTCTCCAATCGGTCGATTGAGTGTTATAGAGGGCTATCCCGGCGGGAACAAGGGAATAAGCAAATAAGCAAGAGTTCGGGCAAGGAGGCCCACGCCCCGGATCCGGGGCTCGCCACGATCCCCTCGGGTGAGGGGATGTATCTCTCCATTACGGAAGGAGCCGAAATGAAAAAGACTCTCGGAATGATCGCGCTCACCGGTGGCCTGGTGGCCGCTGGCTGCGCCATGCTGCCCACCACCGGTGCGAAGGCCCCTGCTGGCCAGCCCACCGCCGTTGGCCTCAGCGGCCCCGGCAGCGCCTACATCAACATGAACGGCGACCGCGGCATCCAGGCGATCGCCGGAGGTGCCAAGGAAGTAGTTGCCCGCGTCTATGAGGCGGATGCCACCTATGGCAGCGCGTTCGCCGCATCCGGCTCGGCCGCCGCGGTCATCGAGCAGTACCAAAGCAAGGTCCTGATGGCGACCGCCTCGGTCGTCTCGGGTACCGCCAACCTGGTCCTGCCCCCGCTGCCCGCCGGCAAGCATGTCATCAAGCTGGATGCCTACAAGTTCGCCGGCATGGTCGATGCGGCCGGTGCGGACACCGCGAGTGCCAGCACCAACCTGGTCGCTCAGTCCGAGGCCTACGTCCAGACGGTTGTCGGTCTGCCCTACAAGGCGACCTTCCCCCTGTTCATGACCTTCGCCACGACCGTCGACGCCTCGCCCTCGTCGGGCACTGCGACCCTGTCGGTGCAGGCGCCCGCCGTCGTGGCCGGCACCACCGGCCTCTTCCTGCGCATGGCGAACTGGAACTACTACGCGAACACCGCGTCCAACTCGCTGCGTCTGGTGATCACCCACCCGACCGCCTTCGCGGCCAACCTCGCGTCGGGCTCTGCGGGTACCTACGGCATCGGCGACGTGAAGGCTGCCAAGGGCTTTACGACCGGTTCGATCCCCGCCTGGAGCTGGACGAACGATCGCAAGTATCTGTACACTGACCTGACTTTCCTTGCGGCTTCGGCCAGTGAGTATGCGTCGAATTCCTACACGGTCAAGACCACCGGCTCGCTCTCGCTCTCGCTGCCCGCAGTCTTTGCTCCCTCGGGCTACAAGCTGACGGTCATCGATGCGGCCAGCGGCTCGTCGCTGGACGGCGGCTCGACCCTCAACTAAGGGAGAGTCAGGATGAAGAGGCGCTTTCTCCTCGTCCTCCTCGCAGGCTGCCTCTTGGCAGCCTGCGAGGAGGTCCCGACCGGAAACCTGCCTGCTAGCTCGGGGACGAACACGACCACGAACCAGCAGAACAACAATCAGACCGGTCAAACCGGCCAGACGGCGACCGGGAAGGACGCGGGCGGTACGATCGATGACGGCAAGGTCGTCATCCAGTTCCCCGATACTGCGGAATAGGTCAAGGCCCTCTTCCTGCTTGCAATCGAAGACCCCTCACGGCCCTGGCTGTGAGGGGTCTTCGAATTCGAACGGCGATTGTTCCACGACGCGAAACTGCCGGAACTTCGGCTCTGCGCTCACAGTGGGCGATTTGCATGTCGGTTTAGCGTCGTGTGAACAAACGTAAAAGCGAACAAGCATTCTCTGGGGCAAGGAGGCCCGCACTTCGCACGCTGATGCAACGATATCGATCAGTTCGAGCGTCGATCGAGCAAGTCTAGCTTTTGGTTGTAGGATCGAGCGGCATCCCAGGCCTCCTCGTATCCGACGATCGGGCCGCCGGAGCGCGCCAGGTAGGCGATGCCGGCGCCTGCTGCGGCCGCCAGGTCGACGGCCGACACTGCGAGCCAGGTGCGGGTGAAGACGCCGTCGGGTTTGCGCTGGTAGTTGGTGACGAACAAGCCCAGAAACACGGGGGCGAGGGCCAAGAGGCCGAGCGACGTCACGCCGAGGGCGGTTCGCGCGTTTTGCTCCGCCTTCACCTGGGGCATGAGCGAGGGGTGTGCCTCGAGTCGCTCCACCGCCTCGATGAAGCGATCGCTCGAGATGGGATGATCGCCCATTCGAAGGATATAATTGCCGTTGCCGGTGGGGGTGACGTTGACGTACTCGATGTCGCCGCTCACCTTGAGCTTCGGCAATCCCGAGGCTACGGCGAGGCCCGGCAGCTGAAGTTGCAGGGCGGTGAGCGCGAGGGTGGTCAATCCCAGTCGGGTCTGGTTTCTGCGTTGGCTCATGCTCTCTTAGTACCCTGTTTTGCGCCCAATGAAAAGGGCCCGCGGCCGCTGCGGCGGTCACGAGCCCTGGTATGAAGCGTGTCTTAGCTGTCCTGAGTCTTGCGGCGGCGGCTCTGGAGGAAGGCCCGGCCGTTGCGGACCGTCTGCAGCGAGCGGTTCACCTCGTTCTCGAGCTGCGCCAGGACCTGGTCGGCGTAACGCTCGGCCGAGGTCCGAAGCTCCATGGCCTCGCGCTGGGCGTTCGCGATGATCTGCTGGGCCTGGAGCTTGGCCTGCTGGATCTCCTGCGCGGTCGGGCTGATGAAGTCGGGCATGGGCATCGCCTCGCGCAGCGAGGGCTCCTTGGCGATGGGGGCCTCGACGACGGGCGAGCGCTCGGGCTCTATCCGGATCGGTTCGCGCAGCGAGGGCTCTTTGGTCTGAACGTCACGCAGCTCGGGGTGGAGGGCCAGCGCGGCCTTGCGAAGCGAGCTATCGAAGGCAGGGGCCTCCACGATGGGCTGGGGGATCGCTGCCGGCCGCTTCAGCGACTCCTCGCGCAGATCGGGCGGCAGGGTGCGCACGGCCGTCGGGGCGCTCACGGGATCCTGGGCGCCCACCTCGGCCTCCGAGGAGAGCAGCGATCGCACGCTCGTGGATACCGAGACCTTGGGCGCGGGGCCCCGGCCTGCGTCCTGTTGGTACTGGAGCACCAGGTCGCTGCCGTTGAGGCCGAGGAGCTTGGCGTACTGGCGGATGTACCCGTGGATGTAGACCGGAGCGGGCAGCTTCGCGATGTCGCCTTCCTCGAGCGCGACGAGATAGGGCAGCTTGATGTAGGTGCGCTGGGCCACCTCTTCGAGGGTGATCCCCTTGGCTTCGCGGGTCTGGCGCAGCGTCTGGCTGACGGATGACATCGGAAGGCTGGCTCCTCAGTGGTTTCGGGCAAACGGTTCCTTGATGGCGTCAATTCTAGCAGGGAGGCCCTCCCCTTCCAAGTCCTCGCGTGGCTCCAACGTGACTGTCGTCACATGTAAGCATGGAGAAATCGTCGTCATGAAGCGCGTTTTACCTCTTTGTTAAAAATCGTTGCGCGTCGTTTTCCCGCTGGTTTTCCGGGGAGCGGCGCT
This is a stretch of genomic DNA from Pantanalinema sp.. It encodes these proteins:
- the flgG gene encoding flagellar basal-body rod protein FlgG, whose amino-acid sequence is MLGSLWSAASGMKAQQVNIDVTSNNLANVNTPGFKKARAEFQDLMYRTASEAGAPVNNGTRTPIGSQIGMGVRAVGVARSFAQGDFLQTENPYDMTIEGEGFFQVQMGDGTVAYTRDGGFKVDSNGTLVTSEGFIVQPNISVPQGARQVTVTPEGVVTAMIGEQAQNLGQIQLVRFVNPAGLTAQGRNLFKPTEASGDPQTFAPGEAGAGTRVMQGALENSNVKVVEEMVNLIVAQRAYEANSKSISTADEMLGQANNLKR
- a CDS encoding flagellar biosynthesis anti-sigma factor FlgM, encoding MKISSEQIQQMLQARAVKGAGKVQKAAPVDPVAKADGAALSVAGQDITKALSLISKTSDVRAEKVAALKERVAAGTYDVAGRDIVGSLFDR
- the flgN gene encoding flagellar export chaperone FlgN, giving the protein METQLAALEAALRHEAAAYQVLVNRLPFKLALIRKNRVDQLEHLTRQEEADLARLLGFERERLESVHAILGALPAGTEPSLAGILPHLSADWRSRLAPLGDRLRDLVGALREGHETCRVLLKASLEYVDITMQLVSRTVANAQPLLYGGADEETPLHSPSLLLDRRA
- a CDS encoding rod-binding protein, which encodes MTFDPRVDLRSLPQDRGLTAEQKKIKAAAREFEAVMIHQMLKTMRSTVKPGDPEGGSAMATYRDMMDEQMARSMAHGRGIGLADVIARQMMGLDKRSPDKP
- the flgF gene encoding flagellar basal-body rod protein FlgF, whose protein sequence is MIRGIYTSAAGMSAEMARQEVLANNLANVNTSGFKQDMAVFRTRLDKTVYRVEAQGGARAGAPAIQKMGDLSSGVYLDEVATRYGQGNLLQTDEPLDLALSGEGFFVVQPESGEELLSRGGSLKRDAEGFLADDSGRRVLGEGGPIRLAAKGKVQVDQSGVITQGQAALGKLRLVKVERPDQSVEKRGETAWRLKDPSAVVGGARPEVLQGYLEASNVNPVREMVEMITVQRAYEASQRMISAQDETLGKAVNDLGRG
- a CDS encoding lytic transglycosylase domain-containing protein, with protein sequence MTPDGLQAIFSRIQELRQTFGVARSAASPAPEGGGFAAALDAAAAGAAAPARSVDPALVRAVIQAESGGDPHAVSPAGARGLMQLMPATARSLGVDPDDPQQNVAGGTRYLRQMLDRFDSVPEALAAYNAGPGAVEKHGGIPPYAETRHYVERVMDLYRKNQEGKR
- the flgK gene encoding flagellar hook-associated protein FlgK → MDYSLYGLGAAYRGMVAAQAALNTVGNNLANANTEGYSRQRVEQVPAASIMQYSFNTPVSLAQMGGGVQVTSIKRVRDDFLDMQVRYETATLGANETMRDQVNQIEGLFQEPGEYGLSAVMTKFFNAWDQLAVKADDSAARSEVREQGVTLANTFNAMHRNLVRMRADLDAQIQRQVADINGLTSQVSALNQQIAASGALGTQSNSLMDQRDALLEKLSKITSIQTSLQPDGKMYVYMKGRGLVDSDRAELLTTAANAEGNLSEVAFRGVVIPPMEIGGSLGALFSARDEVIGRSKAEARPGTPVLPDTPNGVLYQLDVLANELAQKVNAYHTTGTDLSGTMAGTPFFVNNNPYASVADNTFIGVQGFLVNLDIQNGTPGLDKIVAGRPTDAARPTVPGPGDNEIAQKIASIRSEAGFGHPTQTLSDYYRTFLSNLGVVGQSANRTAVNQTNLIDHLHDQRESVSGVSFDQEMSDLVRYQHAYNASAKVLTMFDEVLDRLINGVAPGR
- the flgL gene encoding flagellar hook-associated protein FlgL; the protein is MRVTNKMISDSVYRNAGSHLEKMADLQEKLASGKAINKPSDNPSAVNVAMLLRNTLADQDQYVSNLKQVDTWLDTGDQTIGSGQTVMLRALELATQGASDTGTPESRKAIAQEVRELQEQLRGIANTQLAGRFIFAGSQTLTEPYPKGAAPDPTKIDNVDALTAEIGPGIAIRYNVTGTEVFGATTDPNSAFKVLDDLAVALESDDGKTTGAQIDRINARIDTMSLQRAGLGGKKNRSELLAERYSATEVSLRDLLSANEEVDMPKVISQLTLSTSVYQASLAASARIVQPSLMDFLK